Genomic segment of Kiritimatiellaceae bacterium:
GTCGTGTCGTTTATCCTGCTGAAGCTGGTGGACAAATTCATGGGTCTGCGTGTTACCGAACACGAAGAACGGGTGGGGCTGGACCTGACTCAGCATAAAGAAGCCGGCTACACAACAATCGACTAACGGAAAGGAATATAACCATGAAATACATAGTCGCAATTATTCAACCCGACCGGCTGGACCCGGTTCTGGACGCGCTTGAGAAAGCAGAAATTCATCTGGTGACCGTTTCGACAGTGATGGGCCGCGGCCGGCAGAAAGGCATTGCCGCAGTTTACCGCAGTCACAAGGAGGCGGGCAGCCTGCTGAAAAAAGTGAAGCTGGAAATCGTCGTCAACGAGGACTTCGTAAAGCCGACGCTGGATGCCATTACCGAAGGTGCGCGCACCGGAGAGATCGGGGACGGAAAAATATTCGTTCTGGATCTGAAGGACTGCATGCGCATACGGACCGGCGAAACCGGCGCAGTAGCGATCGGCTGATGAAGTTGTAAAAGAATGCGCCCGTGCGGCCGGCACGGGGAAAGAGGCCGACGGGCGCATCGGAAAAAATTGAAAGAAAAGGAAAACAGGAACATGAAAAAAAGAATAATGATGATAATGGCTGCGGGGCTTGCCGCAGGGGTTGTTCATGCGGCTGATGTGAGCGCTACGGCAGACTTTGCCAGCGCTTATATCTTCCGCGGAGTAACGCTCAATGACGGACTCGTATTTCAACCCGGAGCAAAAATTTCCGGGTTCCCGATTCCGGCAGAATATGGATCCATCGCGGTCGGCACCTGGGCGAACTACGACATCGGCGACTACGGTGGAACGTTGGAGAAAAAGTTCTCGGAAATCGACTACTACGCAACTTACACGTTGCCGGTCAAAGTGGTTGATCTGAGCGCAACCTACACCGAGTACACATACCCCGGCGGCGCGGCTACCGACAAAGAAGTTGCGTTGAGCGTCGGCAAGGGGATTGGTGATACCGGTCTGTACACCTCGCTGACCGCTAACTACGGTCTGGGCGGTGCGGTGGATCAGAACTGGTACATTCAAGGCGCTCTCGGTTACACGAAAGCTCTGACCGAAACGCTGACATTCACATCAGGAGTCACGGTTGGCTATGCCATCAAAGACGTCGGGGATGACGGTTTTCAGGACGGCGTCGGCAAAGTCGGCCTGAGCTATGCGCTGACCAAGAACTGGGCGATCAACGGTTCACTGAACTATGTTGCTCAGCTGGACGACAATGTACTGCCGGATGCCACTAGCGGCGTTCCCGGTTCAGGATACGACACGCCGGTCTATGGAACGCTCGGCCTCTCCTGTACCTTCTAAGATCGCAGAAGGTTCTCACAGAAAGAACCCGCCCCGGATTTCCGGGGCGGGTTTGTTTTTTACTCGGAGCGCGGATCTTTGCGGAACGGTTTGTCCTGCTATATTTCCGGCATGGTGAAGGTATCGCCGGTTTCTCTGATCCACTGCACCAGCCGGTCGTGCAGACGTTTGCGTTCCACTTTATACCGTGTGTTATGAGCCATATTGGCCAGCTCATAGGGATCGTCGTTCAGGTTGAACATGAGCCACGGCTGGTGTTCCAGCACGACGTACTTCCAGCCGTCGGTCGTGACAATTCCCCGCCATGCGCGATCTGTGCTGTCCGCATGACAAGTGGGGACGACAATTTGAAGAAAAGCCGAATCGGGCATTTCCGGCAGCTGTTCCCGGTCGTCCAGATAGATAGGGGAATAGTCGTAGCCGCGCATCCATGTCGGAACTGTTAATCCGCAAAGACCCAGCGTTGTCGGCGCGATATCCACATGGTTGATCACCGCGTCCGATTTCCGTCCACCCTGCTGTGTAAGCCGGGCGGGGCCGCTGATGATGAAGGGGACCCGGACAGACTCTTCCCACGGGCACGTCTTGTAATGCTGGCCGTGAGATCCATGCATATCGCCGTGGTCGGAGAAGAACAGAATCACAGTGTCTTTATCCAATCCGGTTTCTTCAAGAGCCTTGCGAATCCGCCCGACATTCCAGTCGAGGTTTTCGATTTGTGCGTAAGCTCCCGACAGATCGCGACGGGTACGTTCGAGAACGCCGGGTATGTTCGGAACATTCGGCCGCAGCTTTAGGTCTTCGGGTTTGTGTTTTTCCATATATTCCGGCGGAGCCACGTTCGGATTGTGCGGAGGCTGCACCGACAGTACGGCAAAGAACGGTTTGTTCTGTTTGGAATCTCTTTGCTTGAGGAAATCAATCAT
This window contains:
- a CDS encoding sulfatase, which gives rise to MNAIWIFGDQHPAHALSCNGNVNLQTPEIDRLAAEGVNFTRAVSGSPLCCPFRGSLITSLYPHECVPGHQDPMPQNVPTVANAFAAEGYETAYFGKWHLDGFKENFDRRGAMHIIPRERRGGFDTWIGYENNNSQWDCWVHGHMEDGSNVEHHLLPGYESDCLTDYMIDFLKQRDSKQNKPFFAVLSVQPPHNPNVAPPEYMEKHKPEDLKLRPNVPNIPGVLERTRRDLSGAYAQIENLDWNVGRIRKALEETGLDKDTVILFFSDHGDMHGSHGQHYKTCPWEESVRVPFIISGPARLTQQGGRKSDAVINHVDIAPTTLGLCGLTVPTWMRGYDYSPIYLDDREQLPEMPDSAFLQIVVPTCHADSTDRAWRGIVTTDGWKYVVLEHQPWLMFNLNDDPYELANMAHNTRYKVERKRLHDRLVQWIRETGDTFTMPEI
- a CDS encoding P-II family nitrogen regulator, yielding MKYIVAIIQPDRLDPVLDALEKAEIHLVTVSTVMGRGRQKGIAAVYRSHKEAGSLLKKVKLEIVVNEDFVKPTLDAITEGARTGEIGDGKIFVLDLKDCMRIRTGETGAVAIG